In Vibrio sp. FE10, the following are encoded in one genomic region:
- a CDS encoding STAS/SEC14 domain-containing protein, producing MSIERHGISVGIERVSCETIIVFKAKGKLTHDDYQAMMPILNTTIEEIDSSALKMLVDISTLTGWELRAAWDDFKLGLELNSKIDKIAIYGDKSWQEMASKVGSWFVSGEIKSFEDHDSAIEWLVD from the coding sequence ATGAGTATCGAACGTCATGGAATATCGGTTGGGATTGAACGTGTTAGCTGCGAGACCATCATCGTGTTTAAAGCGAAAGGAAAGCTGACACACGACGATTATCAAGCAATGATGCCAATCCTTAACACAACAATAGAAGAGATCGATTCATCCGCATTGAAGATGCTAGTCGACATCTCAACATTAACGGGTTGGGAACTGCGCGCCGCGTGGGATGATTTCAAACTCGGTTTAGAACTCAACTCTAAAATAGACAAGATTGCTATTTATGGCGATAAAAGCTGGCAAGAAATGGCATCAAAAGTCGGCAGTTGGTTTGTGTCGGGTGAGATTAAGTCATTTGAAGATCATGACTCTGCTATAGAGTGGCTAGTTGATTAA
- the glpQ gene encoding glycerophosphodiester phosphodiesterase, whose amino-acid sequence MKTTSMCLTLLALSLSTNALADPLVIAHRGASGYLPEHTLPAKALAYAMKPDYIEQDVVMTKDDQLVVLHDHYLDRVTDVADRFPDRARADGRYYAIDFTLAEIKSLKVTEGFNLDEQGNRVAGYPTRFPMWQSDFRVATFAEEIELIQGLNKTLGYDVGIYPEIKAPWFHRHEGKDISKAVLATLHQYGYLSKDDKVYLQCFDANELQRINDELMPAMEMDLKLVQLMAYTDWNETMTYKGDKATPYSYDWMFEKGGMAKVATYADGIGPWKPMLVDDASTKDNIIIKPLMKSAKDAGLDVHPYTFRADPGRIPGYADNFDGMLDVFYNQVKVDGVFTDFPDKAVEFLNR is encoded by the coding sequence ATGAAAACAACGTCAATGTGCCTAACTCTTTTAGCACTTAGCTTATCAACCAATGCGCTTGCCGATCCTTTAGTGATCGCTCACCGTGGTGCATCAGGTTATTTACCGGAACACACATTACCGGCTAAAGCGCTCGCTTATGCAATGAAACCGGACTACATCGAGCAAGATGTCGTGATGACAAAAGACGATCAGTTGGTTGTACTGCATGACCATTATTTAGATCGCGTCACCGATGTTGCAGACCGCTTTCCAGACCGTGCAAGAGCAGATGGCCGCTATTACGCGATAGACTTTACGCTTGCCGAGATCAAATCGTTAAAAGTAACTGAGGGTTTTAACCTCGATGAACAAGGTAACAGAGTGGCAGGGTACCCAACTCGCTTCCCAATGTGGCAGTCTGATTTCCGTGTCGCTACTTTTGCAGAAGAAATCGAGTTGATCCAAGGCTTAAACAAGACGCTCGGTTATGACGTGGGCATTTATCCTGAAATCAAAGCTCCTTGGTTCCATCGTCATGAAGGGAAAGATATCTCTAAAGCGGTACTTGCTACCTTGCATCAATATGGTTACCTATCAAAAGACGACAAGGTCTATTTGCAGTGTTTTGATGCTAACGAATTGCAACGTATCAACGATGAGTTAATGCCAGCCATGGAAATGGATCTTAAGCTCGTTCAGTTGATGGCTTACACCGATTGGAACGAAACCATGACGTACAAGGGCGATAAAGCGACGCCGTATAGTTATGACTGGATGTTTGAGAAAGGCGGCATGGCAAAAGTCGCTACCTACGCAGACGGTATTGGCCCGTGGAAACCAATGCTGGTGGACGACGCATCGACTAAAGATAACATCATCATTAAACCGTTGATGAAATCTGCCAAAGACGCAGGCTTAGATGTTCACCCATATACGTTCCGTGCTGATCCAGGTCGAATTCCGGGCTATGCCGATAATTTCGATGGCATGTTGGATGTGTTTTACAACCAAGTGAAAGTCGACGGCGTGTTTACTGACTTCCCAGATAAAGCGGTAGAGTTCCTTAACCGTTAA
- a CDS encoding GNAT family N-acetyltransferase has translation MTGNHQPLNTLPDGQSVSLSEAQDSYCVEVSSGVIEVVRETNQFWRLTQMTALNTEQLSAFAILFSANPEIRTIELGQFKSEVLDSLCFETAEGLKVLWREAVMQTPELWLKNRNRSLYLHKQVLDAVGYHPARPQPLLGELYRRYIPDLNAVLTLEGLDVDKHLTFFNKWQNSQRVANFWEQTGSLEEHRKYLEESVKNNKNQLLIVCLDNQPFAYIEVYWTKEDRIAPYYAAGDYDRGIHMLVGEESYRGAHKVAAWLPSVCHFIYLSDPRTEKIVSEPRADNDKMIGYLQKYGFAKVKEFEFPHKRAALMCQLKDSFFSNEF, from the coding sequence ATGACTGGTAACCACCAGCCTTTGAACACTCTGCCCGATGGGCAGAGTGTTTCTTTAAGTGAGGCACAAGACAGTTACTGCGTGGAAGTAAGCTCAGGTGTGATTGAAGTTGTGCGTGAAACAAACCAGTTCTGGCGTTTAACTCAAATGACAGCGCTCAATACGGAGCAACTTTCTGCCTTTGCCATTCTGTTCTCTGCTAACCCTGAGATTCGAACGATTGAACTCGGACAGTTTAAAAGTGAAGTGTTGGATTCTTTGTGCTTTGAAACTGCTGAAGGCTTAAAGGTGTTATGGCGTGAAGCCGTAATGCAAACTCCCGAGCTTTGGCTCAAAAATAGAAATCGCAGCCTTTACCTGCACAAGCAAGTCCTAGACGCTGTAGGGTATCACCCAGCTAGGCCACAGCCCTTATTGGGTGAGTTGTATCGTCGTTATATTCCCGATCTTAACGCTGTTCTCACTCTAGAAGGCTTAGATGTCGACAAACACTTAACCTTCTTTAATAAGTGGCAAAACAGCCAACGTGTAGCGAATTTTTGGGAGCAAACAGGCTCACTGGAAGAACACAGAAAGTACTTAGAAGAGTCTGTCAAAAACAACAAGAATCAGCTTCTTATTGTGTGTTTAGACAATCAGCCTTTCGCTTATATCGAAGTGTACTGGACCAAAGAAGACCGAATCGCACCTTATTACGCGGCAGGGGATTATGACCGAGGTATTCATATGCTGGTCGGTGAAGAATCCTACCGTGGTGCACATAAAGTAGCGGCTTGGCTGCCTTCCGTTTGCCACTTCATCTATCTATCAGATCCCCGTACAGAAAAGATTGTTAGCGAGCCAAGAGCCGATAACGACAAGATGATCGGATATCTGCAGAAATATGGATTTGCCAAAGTAAAAGAATTTGAATTTCCGCATAAACGTGCGGCTTTAATGTGTCAGTTGAAAGACAGCTTTTTCAGTAACGAGTTCTAA
- a CDS encoding lysine N(6)-hydroxylase/L-ornithine N(5)-oxygenase family protein: protein MTKQIKEYDVLGVGFGPANLSIAIALEEQAKDKGLSYCFLEQKPHFEWHGGMLLDGTRMQISCLKDLVTLRNPTSPYSFVNYLHTKDRLNAFINLGSMNPSRVEFNDYLTWVANQFSERVNYSQRVIDIEAIDENGHSSKVKVTSTDIHGNQTVRIAKNLIVGMGGMPKLPKQFEGHDNEQIIHSSKYKAWRETFKPNSEPTIAIVGAGQSAAEIFVDLTNRYADGEVHMVNRRFALHPADDSPFVNEVFDPEFTDHMYESTQEQRDHILSRFSATNYSVVDTEELNAIYELLYLQKVTGEGNHQHLRCHDIQEVAMKDDKVALRLNDTINKTQAWNEYDAIILATGYRYDEFNQMLSSIEPLIDSKSVGRSYQLDMKPSCDVKIFLQGCCESSHGLSDTLLSVLAVRSKEIVDALLSSSNQTVETKKA, encoded by the coding sequence ATGACGAAACAAATTAAGGAATATGATGTTCTCGGAGTAGGGTTTGGCCCTGCTAATTTATCGATAGCCATTGCGTTAGAAGAACAAGCTAAAGATAAAGGCTTAAGTTATTGCTTCTTGGAGCAAAAACCTCATTTTGAATGGCACGGCGGGATGCTGCTTGATGGAACAAGAATGCAAATCTCTTGTTTGAAAGATCTGGTTACGTTACGAAACCCAACAAGCCCATATTCATTCGTAAACTATTTACATACCAAAGACAGGTTAAACGCTTTTATCAACCTAGGTAGCATGAACCCTTCTCGTGTTGAGTTTAACGACTACCTGACTTGGGTTGCTAATCAATTTTCAGAACGCGTAAATTACAGTCAGCGAGTCATTGATATTGAAGCCATTGATGAAAATGGTCATAGCTCCAAAGTAAAAGTGACCTCTACCGATATACATGGCAATCAGACAGTCCGAATCGCTAAGAACCTTATTGTTGGGATGGGCGGGATGCCGAAGCTTCCAAAACAGTTTGAAGGCCATGATAACGAACAAATCATCCATTCCTCGAAGTACAAAGCGTGGCGTGAAACCTTTAAGCCAAACTCAGAGCCAACAATCGCTATAGTGGGTGCTGGGCAGAGCGCCGCTGAAATATTCGTTGATCTGACAAACCGTTATGCGGATGGTGAAGTTCACATGGTTAACCGCCGCTTTGCATTGCACCCAGCTGATGACAGCCCGTTTGTAAACGAGGTGTTTGACCCTGAGTTTACCGACCATATGTACGAAAGCACACAAGAGCAACGTGACCACATCCTCTCTCGCTTTAGTGCGACCAACTATTCAGTTGTGGATACAGAGGAGCTAAACGCTATTTATGAGCTGCTTTACCTGCAGAAAGTAACGGGGGAAGGCAACCATCAACATCTACGTTGTCATGACATCCAAGAAGTGGCAATGAAAGACGATAAAGTAGCGTTGAGACTGAATGACACGATCAACAAAACGCAAGCATGGAATGAATACGATGCAATCATTCTTGCTACTGGTTATCGATACGATGAGTTCAACCAAATGCTGAGCTCAATTGAACCTTTGATTGATAGTAAATCAGTAGGGCGTTCATACCAATTAGACATGAAGCCAAGCTGTGACGTCAAAATCTTCCTACAGGGTTGTTGTGAATCTTCCCACGGTTTGAGTGACACGCTTCTCTCTGTGTTGGCTGTTCGTTCTAAAGAAATTGTGGATGCGCTTCTTTCTAGTTCTAACCAAACGGTTGAGACTAAAAAAGCGTAA
- a CDS encoding TonB-dependent siderophore receptor encodes MRTPTALAVALVISSGMVQANEDETVVVIGQQLEDSSVGPDFSYVGLSSRTATKTDVAIGETPRAISIVTREQMDDRASISIADALQYTPSIQANYFGEDNKQDWFVIRGFKQANSGLYQDGTRLYSSGFYSWQIDPFGLERVEILRGPGSALYGQTPPGGVINVISKRPQFDGGSGQFAIEYGTDDRKQISLDVNSEVNDKMAFRLQALGRKNGSRVDGVEAERIFIAPSLAYKFTDDTKITLLTSYQKDDSDPYLQFLPMEGTLTSNPNGKISDSTAVGNTDWETFEREQLSLGYEFEHHFNDSTYFMQNTRYSKMDINLRQMYSLGYAKDNLLGAYDPADSQILRGASTEEGTSDAFNIDNRVVHTFKTGVVEHTLLAGIDYQNIDIDSKDYAADPLVADGNSSIGVPIPGVGLVPIANPLFDVFNPSYSNNVTLLNSSFGVVDESDRQTTKTKNNQLGLYLQDQMMIADKWAVQIGVRYDDSQNKTHNTTTGKKTKVDNEEWTTNLGVAYLMDNGFTPYVSYAQSFNPIIQLDVNGDPAKPERGEQYEVGLKYQPRSFEGYFNIAAFEVSKENLARTVNNQLTQIGEVRNRGIELEAVANVTEELTLIGNVSFIDSEITEDANSSYVGNTPSQIADQLASAWANYRFLSGPLDGLTVGAGARYVGDSYADNTETNVVPSYTLFDATLSYRIEDYKFQVAAKNLADKEYVATCDFYCFYGDRRNVIASVTYDW; translated from the coding sequence ATGCGTACCCCAACAGCTCTTGCGGTCGCTTTAGTTATATCGTCAGGAATGGTTCAGGCCAACGAAGATGAAACCGTTGTTGTTATTGGTCAGCAGCTAGAAGACAGTTCAGTAGGTCCAGATTTTAGTTACGTGGGTTTAAGCAGTCGCACAGCAACCAAAACTGACGTTGCGATAGGTGAGACGCCGCGCGCTATTTCGATTGTGACTCGCGAACAAATGGACGATCGAGCGTCAATCAGTATTGCCGATGCACTGCAGTACACACCAAGTATTCAAGCGAACTACTTTGGTGAAGACAACAAGCAAGATTGGTTTGTTATCCGTGGCTTTAAGCAAGCAAACAGTGGCTTGTATCAAGACGGAACGCGTTTGTACTCATCTGGCTTCTATAGCTGGCAGATCGACCCGTTTGGATTGGAGAGAGTAGAAATCTTACGTGGTCCAGGTTCTGCGCTATACGGTCAAACCCCTCCGGGTGGTGTTATTAACGTAATCAGTAAGCGTCCACAGTTTGATGGTGGCTCGGGTCAGTTTGCTATCGAATACGGTACTGATGATCGCAAGCAAATCAGTTTAGATGTGAATTCTGAAGTTAACGATAAGATGGCGTTTCGTCTGCAGGCGCTTGGTCGTAAAAATGGCAGCCGTGTCGATGGTGTAGAAGCTGAACGCATTTTTATCGCTCCTTCTCTGGCTTATAAATTCACAGACGACACAAAAATCACACTACTAACGAGCTACCAGAAAGACGATTCTGATCCGTACCTGCAGTTTTTACCAATGGAAGGAACGTTAACCTCGAATCCAAATGGAAAAATCAGTGATAGCACTGCAGTAGGTAATACAGATTGGGAAACCTTCGAGCGTGAACAACTGTCATTAGGTTATGAATTTGAACATCATTTTAATGACAGTACTTACTTTATGCAGAACACGCGTTACAGCAAGATGGATATAAATCTTCGTCAGATGTACTCCCTTGGTTACGCAAAAGATAACCTCTTAGGAGCATATGACCCTGCGGACAGTCAGATTCTGCGTGGGGCATCAACGGAAGAAGGTACATCGGACGCATTCAACATTGATAACCGAGTTGTGCATACATTTAAAACCGGGGTTGTAGAGCATACGCTATTGGCTGGTATTGATTACCAAAACATCGATATTGATAGCAAAGATTATGCTGCAGATCCACTTGTTGCTGATGGCAATAGTTCTATTGGCGTGCCAATACCTGGAGTGGGTTTAGTTCCAATCGCTAACCCATTGTTTGATGTGTTCAATCCATCATATAGCAATAACGTTACTCTGCTTAATTCAAGTTTTGGTGTCGTTGATGAATCTGATCGCCAAACGACTAAGACCAAAAACAATCAGTTAGGCCTGTATCTGCAAGATCAGATGATGATAGCTGACAAGTGGGCTGTTCAGATTGGTGTTCGTTACGATGATTCTCAAAACAAGACTCATAACACCACGACAGGTAAGAAAACTAAGGTTGATAACGAAGAGTGGACAACCAACTTAGGTGTTGCTTACCTAATGGATAATGGTTTTACGCCATACGTCAGTTACGCCCAGTCGTTCAATCCAATTATTCAACTTGACGTAAATGGCGACCCAGCTAAACCAGAACGCGGTGAGCAGTATGAAGTGGGTTTGAAATATCAACCGCGTAGCTTTGAAGGCTACTTCAATATAGCGGCATTTGAAGTCTCGAAAGAAAACCTAGCGCGCACTGTTAATAACCAGCTAACGCAAATTGGTGAAGTTCGTAACCGTGGTATTGAACTAGAAGCGGTGGCTAACGTAACCGAAGAGCTAACGTTAATCGGTAACGTGTCATTCATTGATTCTGAAATTACTGAAGATGCAAACAGCAGTTATGTAGGTAACACTCCGTCACAAATTGCTGATCAACTGGCCTCGGCTTGGGCAAACTACCGTTTCTTGAGTGGTCCACTTGATGGCCTAACCGTTGGTGCGGGTGCACGTTACGTTGGTGATTCATACGCTGATAATACCGAGACTAACGTTGTTCCTTCATACACATTGTTTGACGCAACATTGAGTTACCGAATCGAAGATTACAAGTTCCAAGTTGCAGCGAAGAACTTAGCAGACAAAGAGTACGTGGCTACGTGTGACTTCTACTGCTTCTACGGCGATCGCCGTAATGTGATTGCGAGCGTAACTTATGACTGGTAA
- a CDS encoding DUF3297 family protein, whose protein sequence is MSDTNSRPALPDHLAGNPRSPHHVAECFEYPIGIRLNGKERTDVEEYCISEGWVKIPSPKALDRFGQPMLITLKGTVEAFYIDA, encoded by the coding sequence ATGAGCGATACTAATTCAAGACCAGCTTTACCAGATCATCTTGCAGGCAACCCACGCAGCCCACACCACGTGGCTGAGTGTTTCGAATACCCAATCGGCATTCGTCTAAATGGTAAAGAGCGTACTGATGTTGAAGAATACTGCATCAGCGAAGGTTGGGTTAAGATCCCTTCACCTAAAGCGCTAGATCGTTTTGGCCAGCCAATGCTTATTACTCTAAAAGGCACTGTAGAAGCTTTTTACATCGACGCATAA
- a CDS encoding ASCH domain-containing protein, whose amino-acid sequence MEERSQAYLDNYLNSLPEEIAKQHTSFSADYFCGDEYNANLCAQLILKGEKQASCSLEYWYSHEDEVMPIVGHLQVVTDWDGKPICIVEITSVSLCPYNEVTAEFAAAEGEGDKTLAWWRKAHWNFFSRECEELKITPSEDMVLVLERFKVVHQ is encoded by the coding sequence ATGGAAGAAAGAAGCCAAGCTTATCTAGATAACTATCTAAACTCATTACCAGAAGAAATTGCTAAACAGCACACCTCATTCAGTGCTGACTATTTCTGCGGAGACGAATACAACGCCAATTTGTGTGCACAACTCATATTGAAAGGCGAAAAGCAGGCGTCTTGTAGCCTAGAGTATTGGTACAGCCATGAAGATGAAGTGATGCCGATTGTCGGACACCTGCAAGTTGTTACTGATTGGGATGGCAAGCCTATCTGTATTGTTGAGATTACCTCTGTTTCTTTGTGTCCATACAATGAAGTGACCGCTGAATTTGCTGCCGCTGAAGGTGAGGGTGACAAAACTCTAGCATGGTGGAGAAAAGCGCATTGGAACTTCTTCTCACGTGAATGTGAAGAACTCAAGATCACACCGAGTGAAGACATGGTGTTGGTACTTGAACGTTTCAAAGTGGTTCATCAATAA
- a CDS encoding HAD family hydrolase, whose product MTNSIKITAPTKLTKTVLFDWGNTLMIDFPDAQGKMCDWETVQEVSGAQALLAQLSEHHNIYIATNAADSSKDDIISAFERVGLSQYIDGYFCKASIGLSKYDSGFYPAIIAKLGVKPQDITMVGDTLEKDIYPALEAGLQAIWFNAEGKVFESNHANIVQIQSLTQLLDHLNG is encoded by the coding sequence ATGACCAACTCTATAAAAATAACAGCTCCAACCAAGCTGACTAAAACCGTCTTATTTGATTGGGGGAATACCTTAATGATCGACTTTCCAGACGCACAAGGGAAAATGTGTGACTGGGAAACCGTACAAGAAGTGAGTGGGGCACAAGCCTTACTTGCTCAATTGTCGGAGCATCACAACATCTATATTGCGACCAATGCAGCTGATTCGAGTAAAGATGACATCATCAGTGCGTTTGAACGTGTCGGATTGTCCCAATACATTGATGGTTACTTCTGTAAGGCGAGTATTGGCTTATCTAAATACGATTCTGGTTTTTATCCCGCAATCATTGCCAAGCTCGGTGTTAAACCACAAGACATCACCATGGTGGGAGATACCCTCGAAAAAGACATCTACCCTGCGTTGGAAGCTGGCTTGCAAGCTATTTGGTTTAACGCAGAAGGAAAAGTGTTTGAATCGAACCATGCGAACATTGTGCAGATTCAAAGCCTGACCCAACTATTGGATCACCTCAATGGATGA
- a CDS encoding D-2-hydroxyacid dehydrogenase family protein, with the protein MKIAILDDYQNVVKNLECYNKLELHEVTVFAETYLEDELALKLYDFEALVLIRERTEITESLLSKLPNLKLISQTGKVSNHIDPQLCERFGVKVLEGRGSPVAPSELCWALIMTASRHIPTYSSNLKQNQWQDSGSLGLGRTLKGLKLGIWGYGKIGRCIAQYAKAFGMDVMVWGSQTSREQALEDGFEAAATKQTFFSNVDLLSLHLRLNDATRGCVTSDDLGLMKADSLFVNISRSELVEQGALYRELSLAPTKRAAVDVFDTEPTTTDIEPLLSLPNVTATPHLGYVEQNSYELYFDIAFDNILAYEKESSMQEA; encoded by the coding sequence GTGAAAATAGCGATATTGGATGATTATCAGAACGTAGTAAAAAACCTTGAGTGTTATAACAAGTTAGAGCTGCATGAGGTTACGGTATTCGCGGAAACTTACCTTGAAGACGAGCTTGCGCTGAAGTTATACGACTTTGAAGCACTCGTACTTATCCGCGAAAGAACCGAAATCACTGAGTCTCTGTTATCGAAGCTGCCGAATCTTAAACTGATCAGTCAAACAGGTAAGGTCAGTAACCACATCGACCCGCAACTGTGTGAACGGTTCGGCGTGAAAGTATTAGAAGGGCGCGGTTCACCTGTCGCTCCGTCTGAACTGTGTTGGGCATTGATCATGACTGCGTCTCGTCATATTCCTACTTACTCTTCAAACCTCAAGCAGAACCAATGGCAAGATTCAGGCTCACTTGGTTTAGGAAGAACATTAAAAGGCTTAAAGCTCGGCATTTGGGGATATGGAAAGATCGGACGCTGCATCGCGCAATATGCCAAAGCATTCGGAATGGATGTGATGGTGTGGGGAAGCCAAACCTCAAGAGAGCAAGCACTGGAAGACGGTTTTGAAGCGGCAGCAACCAAACAAACGTTCTTCAGCAATGTCGATTTACTCTCTTTGCACCTACGCTTGAATGACGCCACTAGAGGCTGCGTAACTTCTGATGATCTTGGCTTAATGAAGGCAGACTCACTGTTCGTGAACATCAGTCGTTCAGAGTTGGTTGAGCAAGGCGCTTTATATCGAGAACTGAGTCTGGCACCAACTAAGCGAGCGGCTGTTGATGTGTTTGATACAGAGCCTACCACCACTGACATTGAACCGCTATTATCCTTACCAAACGTCACGGCGACCCCGCATTTAGGCTACGTTGAACAAAATAGCTACGAACTCTACTTTGATATCGCTTTCGACAATATCTTAGCTTATGAGAAAGAATCATCGATGCAGGAGGCATGA
- the glpT gene encoding glycerol-3-phosphate transporter has protein sequence MFGIFKPMAHIDRLSSDKIDSTYTRLRWQLFLGIFVGYAGYYLVRKNFSLAMPYLIEQGFSRGELGVALAAVSIAYGLSKFLMGSVSDRSNPRYFLSGGLLMSALVMFCFGFMPWATGSITAMFILLFLNGWFQGMGWPACGRTMVHWWSRKERGEIVSVWNVAHNVGGGLIGPMFLLGLWAFNDDWRTAFYVPAFFATLVAIFVWFTVRDTPQSCGLPPIEEHKDDYPDDYDKSHETEMTAKEIFFKYVFSNKLLWSIAIANAFVYLIRYGVLDWAPVYLKEAKDFSVDKSSWAYFLYEWAGIPGTLLCGWISDKLFKGRRAPAGILFMVLVTVAVLVYWLNPAGNPTVDMLALIAIGFLIYGPVMLIGLYALELAPKKAAGTAAGLTGLFGYLGGAVAANAVLGFMVDLYGWDGGFIILVGACVASIICLIYAFLGERAHHKQKELEQQKEALTQ, from the coding sequence ATGTTTGGAATATTCAAACCTATGGCGCATATCGATCGCTTATCATCAGATAAGATCGATAGCACCTACACACGTTTACGATGGCAGCTGTTTCTCGGCATCTTTGTTGGCTACGCAGGTTATTACTTAGTTCGCAAAAACTTCAGTTTGGCGATGCCTTACCTTATTGAGCAGGGCTTCAGTCGCGGAGAGCTAGGTGTTGCCTTGGCTGCAGTGTCAATTGCTTACGGCTTATCTAAATTTTTAATGGGAAGCGTGTCGGACCGCTCTAACCCGCGTTATTTCCTTAGCGGTGGCTTGTTAATGTCGGCACTGGTGATGTTCTGCTTTGGCTTCATGCCTTGGGCAACAGGCAGCATTACTGCAATGTTTATCCTGCTGTTCCTTAATGGTTGGTTTCAAGGTATGGGCTGGCCGGCTTGTGGGCGAACCATGGTGCACTGGTGGTCACGTAAAGAACGTGGCGAGATAGTGTCGGTATGGAACGTTGCACACAATGTTGGCGGCGGATTGATTGGTCCAATGTTCTTATTGGGTCTGTGGGCTTTTAACGACGACTGGCGAACCGCTTTTTATGTTCCTGCATTTTTTGCCACTCTCGTTGCTATTTTCGTTTGGTTTACAGTAAGAGATACACCTCAATCTTGTGGTTTACCTCCGATTGAAGAACACAAAGACGATTACCCAGATGATTACGATAAGTCTCACGAGACAGAGATGACGGCTAAAGAGATCTTCTTTAAGTATGTATTCTCTAACAAGTTGTTGTGGTCAATTGCTATCGCGAACGCGTTTGTTTATTTGATTCGTTACGGTGTACTCGATTGGGCTCCGGTTTACTTGAAAGAAGCGAAAGACTTCTCAGTGGATAAATCGTCTTGGGCTTACTTCTTGTACGAGTGGGCGGGTATTCCTGGCACTTTATTGTGTGGTTGGATTTCAGATAAGTTGTTTAAGGGCCGACGTGCACCTGCAGGGATCCTGTTCATGGTACTCGTGACTGTTGCTGTGTTGGTGTACTGGTTGAACCCAGCAGGTAACCCAACGGTTGATATGCTGGCACTGATTGCGATTGGTTTCCTTATCTATGGTCCAGTAATGCTAATCGGTTTGTACGCGCTTGAACTTGCACCTAAAAAAGCGGCGGGAACGGCGGCTGGCTTAACCGGTTTGTTTGGCTACTTAGGTGGTGCGGTTGCTGCCAACGCAGTACTTGGCTTTATGGTTGACCTTTACGGTTGGGATGGTGGTTTCATTATCTTGGTCGGTGCTTGTGTCGCTTCAATAATTTGTCTGATTTACGCGTTCTTAGGTGAGCGTGCACATCATAAACAAAAAGAACTCGAACAACAGAAAGAAGCGTTAACTCAGTAG
- a CDS encoding membrane lipoprotein lipid attachment site-containing protein has protein sequence MNKSLIALVLTAVLAGCSSGGNSDPAQPQFDGDYGFENIDPGFGLDDTDNDGGYDNPDPNYGHDAPTLKDKIAEADLGFVHIPEIGDIPFFNRDNGDAQIAAVKEQITEEHTLYSIYVDDIRVGEVLVEKDHVKVTVGEKEINGQRKTYSDTEHTFWTVHGTDGNVIGDFKRLDDGVLVFREEMHRNTFVVKYYDGQWNFIPMAEVKNKIKDNLPSHAEVTKVRTKMQVNKLRTLR, from the coding sequence ATGAACAAATCACTTATCGCTCTTGTGCTTACTGCTGTTCTAGCTGGTTGCTCATCAGGTGGAAACTCAGATCCAGCACAACCACAATTCGATGGAGATTACGGTTTTGAAAATATCGACCCAGGTTTTGGACTAGATGACACAGATAACGATGGTGGTTACGACAATCCAGATCCGAACTATGGCCATGATGCTCCCACTCTAAAAGACAAAATCGCAGAGGCAGATTTAGGCTTTGTTCATATTCCAGAGATCGGAGATATTCCTTTTTTCAATAGAGATAATGGTGATGCGCAAATAGCGGCCGTTAAAGAGCAGATCACTGAAGAGCATACGCTTTACAGTATCTATGTTGATGATATACGTGTTGGTGAAGTGTTGGTCGAAAAGGACCATGTAAAGGTGACTGTAGGAGAAAAAGAAATTAACGGTCAGAGAAAAACTTACTCAGACACAGAACACACCTTTTGGACCGTTCACGGCACAGACGGTAACGTGATTGGCGACTTTAAACGTCTTGACGATGGTGTTTTGGTATTCCGTGAGGAGATGCATCGCAACACTTTCGTAGTCAAGTATTACGACGGTCAGTGGAATTTTATTCCTATGGCTGAGGTAAAAAACAAAATCAAAGATAACCTGCCGTCTCATGCTGAAGTCACTAAAGTACGTACAAAAATGCAGGTTAATAAATTACGCACTTTAAGATAG